The DNA sequence GGACTGTATGTGTTTACGTTTTCCCAACTACATCCTCCCAAAAATACAATATTACTATACTGAACATTCTCCTCACATGTCACAACACCGACATTGGCAAATTCACCCTATGCAAAAATGCAGGGAGTAAGCCAGAAAAAAAAGTACTAAGAGCAACACATGCAACTGACTTACTGGAAgtagtttttctttttttcaaaaaaaaaattcatgcaTGGGCATTTAGCTCCATGAGAGTATATCCTAGTATTTAATATCTGTGTGCTGTATGCTGTTACTATATGCTTTTACTATAGTAACACAATATTTAATACCCTCAGATGCTCATGAAGGTTTATGCAAATCAATTTAAAAGTTAATGTTAGAATGAATTTCTATTAAGATTCCACATGGATTACACTGGGAGTTTAAAGCATCAAGTCAGTTCTAGAAAGGTTTATGACAACTCTTAGGGGGCAATCTACAAGGCTCCTTGAAGCCAACTTGTCACAACCTTAGCAagaaaactgaaataaatgtcatatactaagaaaaagtgaccaaggcctccagtgccccaggctggattAAAACGAGTGTCCTCTGCTATCTGCTATTGGTTAGCAAGAAAGTAAACTCCTAGTGAAGTGGATGAATACTGACATAAAACTTACCTTGATGTGAAAGAACGAGGTCCTCGCAATGTTGGTGACGGGCGAGCGGACCTGCTGCCGGGCGTGTATCACGTTCACCCGGAACGCGTCCACAGCGTTCCTCCCGATGTCATCGCGGTACACCCGCGAGATCAGCACCTCGCCCTTGTGGTTGTACACGAACAACCCACCGATCATCTTGACTGTACCCTGCAAAGTTACCAAACCGTACGTCAGTTTTAATGGGCGGATACCCTCACTTAACTACTTTTTTCGGACTATTTCAATTCAAATACACTCGAGTACGTAAGTATCAATAGAACATTAGCTTTGGAAGTACAATAAGACCGATAAAAAAAGGTAAAGACAGGATATGACCAATAAATCTGATAGGACACCATGAACGAAATTACTGGACATTTTCCCTAACTTAACGTACCTGCTATTCTTTGGATGCAAACATGAGGTGTTAGTATTTGAATAGCTGACCAAATACTAATGAGGATTGACGAATTACAGCATTTTTAATCGTATTTCGGTCAATCGAAGAAGATGATGCCCGCCCCCAAAAATGAAACGTCAATACTGTCAACAGATAATAAAATATCGTTCGTTTTATGAGGTAAGCAAAACATAAGCAAAAGGTCCTTTTGCGACGTATGGTCAAAATTTTACTATAATAGTTTGTTTGTATTTAATTCAAAACATCTTATTTAATTAGTATCAATTTAATAATTGAAATGTATTGAGTTTAACCAAAATCCTAGAAACTTGAACGCATTCATAAGTCACAGACAAAATTTGAAAGGACGAAAATCGTTCTATGTTGCTTGTGGTGCGGGAATTGGGTCGATTATGTCATGGCGGGTTAGATGTTTTCGGCACTTGATTCAATAAGATTTGTTTTGAATTACGCCGTCAATGATCCCGTCGTGTACTTCATTGTTTAAAACTACACCTGATTATTTAGTATTGATCCTTTCGTAAACAATTCAAATGCTGAAACAATTGCAAATGGGCCTTCGCGCGTTTATGCTCCTTGCTTCGAAAGTATGGAGTTGTGTTTGTTATATGTTTAAGAAGCAATACCGAGCggtaattataaatttaagtgATTGTTATATTGTGTTTTATTGTATTTGCGCAGACGTCTGTACGTTCACGTGGTTTGGTTTCAGTTGGCTCAATACCAATCTGTCAAGTATGAGGTGTACCCACTGTCCCCAGTATCTAGACATAGGCTGAGTAAGTATTATCTGTTTTGTACACTTTATCTCTCGTGTTAATGCAAATCACACTAGATTTCCCTTTATCCTTATCATATCCATGTTCTATCAGAGTTCAGATATATTTTGGATTAAAGTACCGTTTTATCTGTTTATGCTATTAAAACTTTCTTTTAGTCTTGCATTCTCATAATTATCAGTATTTTTATTGCAGAAATCTTCCTTgacaatattattaattaattagaataTATTGTTCCTAACAGGGCATTATGATATTTCATGACTCATACTTGATCAAGTATTAGGTTTAGACTAAATCTTTTATGCCTAATCTGGTTGCAGATATCACCATTAAATTCTTGTTAGATGGTTCTCCATACCCATTAAATGAATATGAAGTCAATAGTATATTTCTGTCACTACTCTTACTACCATAAACATATTTACCACAATATTGACATAGATCTATCAACAAACATGATTTCTGATAACACTACCAAAGATACCTTTATGATAACATACTTCCTATATAGTTTTGAAATATAGAATACTGCTAAAGTTGATTGATAAGATAACACTACAGTATACACTATATTTTATCATGGCAGTTAGAAAGTTTCTGATAATGCTAGGAATCCAAGATCTCCCCAGCATTGTATGaccaatagggtattatactgtatttaaaataaattatcttacaccatgcatgaaataaagcaccagataattattagaaaaacacagataaaagtaatttttaaacacaagttttatttaataaatcggatagaagtataaaaagtaggtgaattgaccgtgacgtcacgatgtaatgtttcatataaattccatattatcaaatcgttttgacagttctaaaaaagtaactgatttgactagtaggaaaataccctattattgGCTTCTAGCATTTACAGAATTGTTAAAGAAGCATTTTTGAGTAATACACTGGTGGAACCCTTAAGTCCCAGGAGCCTAAATGTGTCATTCGAAAATGAACCTTGTAGttttaaactttttgaaattGGATTTACTATGTTTACTCAATAAACCATCAACAGGAAGCTAGGGCTTAATAGTAAAACAattacaaatggtttaaaggcttggccacatacagagcgcgacgcagcgccgcgtccgcgccgcgtccacgccgcgcgaccgcggcacatgctaacaggttaccgacgtcaaacagaccgcgtcccgccggtatcacgccccgcttctgtcgcgccccgcgccgcgcggccccttgcgtccgcgcggcgcgtgcgcagcgctgcgccgagcgaacgcggcggcccgccgcgtcgcgcaaggtcacatcagtaggatcggacgttaggcagcgagcggtgcgccgcgttcccgcgcggccgcgccgcgttcacgcgcgccttgagggcgtgttgagagcgtgaggccggcgcgatcggcgcgcgccctgtttgaccaggcttcgcgtcggcatcacgcggcgcggacgcggcgctgcgtcgcgctctgtgtgtggccaagccttaattGCCTTAATACGGTAATTGTTATACTTATAGTGTATTGTGATAGCGACCCATGCAAAAGGGATATCCCCTTCCCTATCCCTTCTTAAATACCAGCAGTGCACTTGCAAGCCAGGGGATTTGTCTGTGTGTTAGTCCTCTATATcataaaaagaaaaaaccggtcaagtgcgagttgtATCTGCCCTGAAATTTTCAAttatctagctatcacagttcatgaaatacagcctggtcacagacagacagtggagtgtTAGTAATACGGTCCCACTTTTACcatttgggtacagaaccctaaaaagccaGCTGCTGAATCAAGAACATGGTAGGGTTCAAACATAGATATTCATAAATCCTAAAAAGAAGAAaagcttttcttttatttaatatatcatCGGCCTTATTCATAAACCTCGGAACTCCGGGGataagtattgttgtccaaggcCGCAATTACTAATTaaggtttgcgacttaggccgacgaTATGTATGAATAGGTCACTGCCTAAGAAATGGGAAAATACATTTACAGGAAAACTCATAACTTTATTTTTCATGTTTCCTCTCTCATAAAGTAACCATATTGTCATGTTAATACTTGTATTCAAGTGAATGAGGGCAAACAATTCTTATCAATTGTTTTTATTATGAAAGGAAATAACATGTAATATGAACTGTCATCACAACATACTGTAACACTGTTAAAGAcaattgttacatattaaatTACACAATACAAACATTGTTAAGAATAgattaagtaatttttttttacaatgaaTGTTGTTTCTTTAGTCCATCaggatttataaaaaaaaatatcatagttTATTTCTATGTCCATCACTTTTGCATTGTCAGAGTTCCAAAAGTTTAgacacacaattttttttttaattttaccatAGGCCTCGAGGAAAAGTAGTAgttctttttgtaattttagaCCCCTGACGCAAAAAGAGAGGTTACATGTTTGACACTGCCTGCTTGTAGTCTGCCATGTTGGCAAATTTTCTATATCCTCCCCAACCCAAAATATggttattttaatttctttaatAACTGCCTAACCAAGTTTTTCAATTTCCAGGTCTAGTAAAGAGAAAGATGCTGGTCCTAGACCTGGATGAGACGCTAATCCATTCGCACCACGACGCGATGCTGCGGCCAACGGTGAAGCCAGGAACGCCGCCAGACTTCGTGTTGAAGGTCACCATAGACAAGCATCCTGTCAGGTTCTTTGTGCACAAGCGGCCGCACGTCGACTACTTTCTTGATATAGTAAGTGTCTTTTATATCAGGGGTCTctaaacttttttacctgagggccatattgcgcctcagaaacttggattggaacgcgtcgcgggccgggCTTTTGAGACCCGTGTTTTGTATGATAGTGGCAAAACAAAACGCAACTGAATCATCGTCTGTCGaaccatttccgtcagtagaaaaaaggggcaaattaaaataaatgtaggtgCGATATGAATTTCTCGCCTTTTTTGACACACTGACATAGTTGTTTGACTGGCTGTAGTAGCTTATGAATACTTGCTACTACGGCGAGTGTACCATACATAATGGTGCATAGTCATGTTAATTTTTATTGCCATGCTCAAAGAGTATCAACTGCTGGGATTCTCGGAGGATCCTGAGAGTGAAGCCACTCAAGAACAATGTAAACTGGTCACTTTTTATGGCATTTCAATGCAAATTTTCTCATTGCTCTTGAATAACAtcttaaattacaaataaaaatgaattaatttaatagtaGTTAAAGCAAATGCTAAGGAAGAGAGAGCTGGAAGCAACACGCTAAATCACGATGTTATTCAATCAAAAACATATAGATAAATGGGACAGAAACTTTTGCTATATTTGCTTTGAATGCATCTACGAAAGGAAAGTTCTTTGGTTCAATCTTCGTGTACGGTTTCATATTATTTATGGTTGCAAAAATAAACCTTTCCTAATATATGCAGAAAGACAGGATCATTTGTTAAAATGTTTGCTACAATGATATGTTTAACTACGATTATGAGCATATTGCGTGCGTAACCTATAGGTGGTGTGCGTAACCTATAGGTGCTTTATAAATGATGATACGTATGCGGTTTATGAACGGTATAAATACGGTTTTCTGTGGTCCATACACATTTAGGACATTTAGGTATCCTTATTTTGAAATGTTCCATTCCCTAGGTTTACGTTGATGAATGAAACAAGTgtatacaataaattaaattaacgaCATAACTCGAGGTGTGAACACTTGGCACATGCTTGTCACATGTGGCGTGTTTATGAGaatatgttaataaatatacatttttgcACGAGGGCTGCAAAATAGCACGACACGATGAAATAAAAATGACTGGGTGATGTTTATTGGTAGAGATTATTTAGTTGCTCTGTGAGCTGTGGACCACGCGAACCCCTATAGATAAACtgtaaaacgtaattcaagaccaaaaaaaagtaagaaatgttgccacttttttaataaCGCGTCTTGTAGTTAtgtaaaaataactaaataaaagtactttttttattgcaggagtaaaattactgataaataaattatcttagcgtaaTTATTCATCAAAAGgcatttactattttacaaacaaattattgcagtggcaacattgtcttactttttttggtcttggcTTGAATTACATTTTGCAGTATAGGTAGTAGGTCCGCCCCGCCACTCAGAAAAATTCCAAAGACAGGATCTACAAATAAATTCCAATGTATTTAATAATCGAACCCACACAATTTTTTACTAGAATCGGTTAAGTAACGTGACATGTAATTAGAGGAGAACAGCGGTATACGAAATACGAAATAATGCTTAGCTGAAACGGAGACGGTTCGAGCTCTTGCTCTTCCACAAGAACTTTCTAACCTTTccacataataaaaatattgactaACTTACTCTCTGAGAAATGAAATCCTATTTCTATTTTAATCAGTTTTATTGAATTGATAGACTTGCTCGACTAGAACGGCTTTTCTCGTTTCTCTCATGTGTATATTACATCGATTCCTGGTTACCTTGCGTTCCTTGTTGCCAGGTGTCGCAGTGGTACGAGCTGGTGGTTTTCACGGCCTCGATGGAGATATACGGCGCGGCGGTCGCCGATAAGCTGGACAACGGGCGCGGTATACTGCGCCGCCGGTTTTATAGGTAGATCAATTATtcaatacttttaaaaatatttaagacgaaacaggagctgagttttaaatattttaggtaaatatacccgtctcgctgtTTGCGCTGTTGCTGcgtgtttcctcctccaaaacttaaccaatcctaaccaaacttggaaatctaaatgattatgaaattatctgtgtcggaccgttttgcttttttggctaattgatatcagttttgaatactacgcggtcgttttggccatttttgaaggacgccttaaaaaacaaaaagaaggaAAATGGTTCGACACAGCTATTGACAATATttatctgtgttgaaaaaatcattgcttaagcatcaaaacccacggaggaaacagtcgagtacgtttgtatggataaATGACCACTCCTATTGGCtcttaatttgattaatttaatatacaaattttaccttccaataaaattggtATTATGTTTCCTTCCACATCGAAGATCTTCTTTgtttcattgagagagtaacgcgatcgttgaccgatcgatgccgctagcgtctatgcagTCGCTCCgctccacgccgtgacgtagttccgcttcccgtCCCTGCCAAGcattgctcgcttcccgctaatcaccgccgccatgtcattgttgaggagaagtaccgtcggcataaaagtagcctactagcctgccaggaaggcattactcagatcttcgatgtggaaggaaacataataccaattttattggaaggtaaaatttgtatattatgtgttccgtactccacatcgaagatcttcattgagacctgtttattatctcctggtggcgagttagcgggcgcgcaagcgttagggctacacctactgtcatagaactcagagaaagaataaatatacatatatatacaccataatgcaacccatgaaatcagtgactcgttataatatgaattacaggaaattgagaattgaaattgtaatctcaggttcgaatctgacgttaaactggtttaagataattctcattcgaaatcgcatccgatccgcagaatctcggcgagtcatgttcccaattaacataagcgaaaatatcgctaagtgaatagctttccagccaatttagttattaagtacatcctggatcgaaagcaatcgtaggcgaggccggcttggatgagactgtggctgaaagaaataagcgaagtgtcccctaacattttgtgtaattctcgcaaggtgacgtacccagactacctacttatactgggtctatactttattccggagcttctaagagtccagtcggtaagacacgttatctggtttagagccgaatttcggacacaaaataatagcgttaaagttatctatgtaattgcccgggctacagtgtagtatagtaaggtcattgaccctgcggcctgatgctaacagcaaaagtgcggcagctcttctatcgtacttcttctaacgtacctaacgttgtagggctatttaaattagggcaagtagatttctcgcgtcccaagctggtggtttgggaggcgctggtctcgctattagtggcgttggaagaaggcatagtgtccgatagtaGTTCATAtacagcacttgtgagaggcttatgaacgagtatcgttctgaatGCTAACATGGacaatagaaatagacgtctgagatagctcgctacttcaatggatagaggtacctggcagttgatcttatttttgatgcaccataaagaccatttttacattgtggccgtacatgcagcctagacaaggggacgatctaggggctcccgttactggttttctatacaaacacagtaccggaatcgggaatatccggttcttccatattagtgagacagtgacagtagagtttcgttcgctacgtagcgttagaccttggcatgttgtatgcatgcgccagtcacgccagtagcggacgtcactcctgatcccgccagctcggtgttggagcgtcctatctgacaggagctacgcctcattcttaaggtcgttgactcgtaagggagggcggtctgacgttgtgttcactaggaccgccagtaaattgcaagcttaccacagctgctttaagactctccttatcacgccgtcacAGTAgacagactaggctgggaggtggagacatccatgccaagtcgTATCACAGGCAGCTGCCAAACGTCGTGGTAGCAGTTCgatgagtctgttaagaaataccgtggcacagagggctctcgaaagcggaggccggccaacaaggcgcctgtcaggcgAAGATAGTCTCGGCGGCTtctgggcgcagctgccactcgggcgcgcagtgacttcttgaaaaaccgtcgccctcgggggttgtaccgacctggcaagtagcaagcaaccagcgcgacttgtagacgatctgctggcatcagcagtttttgcgacagccgtagtaacggaagggatgtagtgtcgccgtcgttttatgtatactgtaccggtgcggttgtatgtttacacttctgccgtcagcgctgcagatgcggcccgttaacggttactcttcgctgaaagggccttacctcgtacattgtctaccaatattggagattgtaacggactgtttgcataagatgaggaagaaagtggtgcgaggctttcggcagctccgtgttgctggggactgcgaaggcttcaccttcctccatgaactaaagtttgcgaatttgagactgaacagaaggcattgagtctcatttctgcgagaaactctgcagcaaggcaggcctgtatgtcgcgaaaaagaaaactttcaatcggggtgttgtgccgcgtgtcccacgtgatgtctaggagcgtgatggtctaattcgctttatccgaagagacaccctatatcgagttagtatagggcatcgagttagtagcatgcttttaaggaaatcgaactgatgaaatcaagactaaaatcgattttggcgctttgcgtaacaaaactgtttcgataagtcgaatacagacagatggaaactgctggagtcctcctggcccctttctcttagcaccggaaactcaagcttgttcaggcgcagcgggtttatttgtcccattttgtttattatgggcttttcgcacgagttcgtctttgtaagacggaacttaagctggagagcgcgagcaagcagagataattatgtgaagtctgcagaccttttcgatgcctttcacctcggtttcgagcggtcgcacagggccttgtcgctagctgttctccggttggaccactccatggcctcgagaagtcgtaggaacttcgaagcgacacagcgaagtcgatcagcacctttatgaagcccgggaacacg is a window from the Cydia fagiglandana chromosome 13, ilCydFagi1.1, whole genome shotgun sequence genome containing:
- the LOC134670292 gene encoding CTD nuclear envelope phosphatase 1 homolog; translated protein: MLKQLQMGLRAFMLLASKVWSCVCYMFKKQYRALAQYQSVKYEVYPLSPVSRHRLSLVKRKMLVLDLDETLIHSHHDAMLRPTVKPGTPPDFVLKVTIDKHPVRFFVHKRPHVDYFLDIVSQWYELVVFTASMEIYGAAVADKLDNGRGILRRRFYRQHCTAEHGSYTKNLSSICDDLNRVFILDNSPGAYRDFPDNAIPIKSWFSDPLDSALLNLLPVLDALRFTHDVRSVLSRNLHLHRLW